The following are encoded in a window of Pukyongiella litopenaei genomic DNA:
- a CDS encoding DUF6330 family protein, protein MQRYEPKTLKVVCFPDGARYVIRFRNGAWWWSRSEGAYPLSALVETIEERGGWIERIPNPNHRPRRLLDL, encoded by the coding sequence ATGCAGCGCTATGAACCCAAAACCCTGAAAGTGGTCTGTTTTCCAGACGGGGCGCGATACGTGATCCGGTTTCGCAATGGCGCCTGGTGGTGGAGCCGGTCCGAAGGTGCGTATCCGCTCTCAGCGCTGGTCGAGACTATCGAGGAGCGGGGCGGATGGATCGAGCGTATCCCCAACCCGAACCATCGGCCGCGGAGACTTCTGGATCTGTAG
- a CDS encoding DUF3768 domain-containing protein, translating into MSTPEPAEFSPPDAATIAAQNDAFRRFACLGIAPDQPIQGRMHVTRSLMEAGDGFMAEAVKATGEFDTFEPENDPEGWHDFGAVTIRGETVFWKLDLYEADSDFRFGAEAPDNPETTMRVLTIMKARDW; encoded by the coding sequence ATGAGCACCCCCGAACCCGCAGAGTTCTCCCCGCCAGACGCCGCCACCATCGCCGCGCAGAACGATGCCTTCCGCAGGTTTGCCTGTCTTGGCATCGCGCCGGATCAACCGATCCAGGGCCGCATGCACGTGACGCGCTCATTGATGGAAGCCGGCGACGGGTTCATGGCCGAGGCGGTGAAAGCCACCGGGGAGTTCGACACGTTTGAGCCGGAAAACGATCCCGAGGGCTGGCATGATTTCGGGGCGGTCACGATCCGAGGCGAGACCGTGTTCTGGAAACTGGATTTGTACGAGGCCGATTCCGATTTCCGCTTCGGGGCCGAGGCCCCGGACAACCCCGAGACCACCATGCGCGTGCTGACCATCATGAAGGCGCGTGATTGGTAG
- a CDS encoding ParB/RepB/Spo0J family partition protein → MTHTFKPTTVAIGDLVAHPANVRSKSPETYASENIAHLKASIAVLGLLQPLLVQKIDGKFAVLAGGRRHAALLELVADKSAKSFAKRTKIDCRIVPNDCDVTTALSLAENITQAPMNAIDEFEAFARMMEVDGQTPETIAKTFGTTVAAVKGRLRYGLIHPDIRAAARAKTITLDTMKAFADHPSQEVQKEVFEALTKEDSYVQAYTVRNALKSRGVQVSDDIGAFVRQDYEARGGAIAADLLDEHSVLEDSALVETILLEKLSTAAEEARAAIGFAWADAVIQYDYAAMADYGRVYPGPVEPDEKGARRVDEITAELETLEREMENEDLEDEAYNDLYDRVDALEAEARDLQEAYSAEDLARSGVIASWSHGNFSLHVGLVRPEDKPESAGKAPGTTQDQGAADRNEITYPASLTEDLKTERAMALGAAMTMHPDATLDLTLFKLVTDVLGHGMGVTPAIKVDARQEYRSHAKMDEIDSTSLEQVAEARDALDLSWADDAKSPADQFARFRALDAGEKARLVAFATASTTQSCFARDRQRDSLMHDFEVEIMPDIRAHWTPNAALFNRFKKAWLLKILGEELGLAQEAVTLASSTKKEVVAFCDKLFAEPFATLTDAQRAAVAAWCPPMMQTSGIEPVDAPEAEMPEGETEVAEAA, encoded by the coding sequence ATGACTCACACGTTCAAACCCACCACCGTCGCCATCGGCGATCTCGTGGCCCATCCGGCCAATGTGCGCAGCAAGTCGCCCGAGACCTATGCCTCCGAGAACATCGCGCATCTCAAGGCCAGCATCGCCGTGCTGGGCCTCCTGCAGCCGCTGCTCGTCCAGAAGATCGATGGCAAGTTCGCCGTGCTCGCCGGCGGCCGGCGTCATGCGGCGCTCCTGGAACTGGTCGCGGACAAGTCGGCCAAGAGCTTCGCCAAACGCACGAAGATCGACTGCCGGATTGTCCCCAACGATTGCGACGTGACCACCGCGCTGTCGCTCGCCGAGAACATCACCCAGGCGCCGATGAATGCGATCGACGAGTTCGAGGCCTTCGCCCGGATGATGGAGGTCGACGGGCAGACGCCTGAGACGATCGCCAAGACCTTCGGCACCACCGTTGCGGCTGTGAAAGGCCGTCTGCGCTATGGACTCATCCACCCCGACATCCGCGCTGCGGCCCGTGCCAAGACGATCACCCTCGATACGATGAAGGCCTTTGCCGATCATCCAAGCCAGGAGGTGCAGAAGGAAGTCTTCGAGGCGCTTACCAAGGAGGACAGCTACGTCCAGGCCTACACGGTGCGAAACGCTCTGAAGTCCCGCGGCGTGCAGGTCAGCGACGATATCGGGGCGTTCGTGCGGCAGGACTACGAAGCGCGTGGCGGAGCCATCGCGGCCGATCTCCTGGACGAGCATTCCGTGCTCGAGGATTCCGCGCTGGTCGAAACCATCCTGCTCGAGAAGCTCAGCACAGCCGCCGAAGAGGCTCGCGCAGCGATTGGTTTTGCCTGGGCAGATGCGGTCATCCAGTACGATTACGCCGCCATGGCAGATTACGGGCGTGTCTATCCGGGGCCTGTTGAACCCGATGAGAAAGGGGCGAGGCGCGTGGACGAGATCACCGCCGAGCTTGAGACGCTGGAGCGGGAGATGGAGAACGAAGACCTCGAGGATGAGGCTTACAACGATCTCTACGACCGGGTCGACGCGTTGGAAGCTGAAGCACGGGATCTGCAGGAGGCCTACAGCGCGGAGGATCTCGCACGCTCCGGCGTGATCGCCTCCTGGTCGCACGGCAATTTCAGCCTGCATGTCGGCCTGGTGCGCCCTGAGGACAAACCCGAAAGCGCGGGCAAGGCACCCGGCACGACACAGGACCAGGGCGCGGCGGACAGGAATGAGATCACCTATCCCGCCTCTCTGACCGAGGACCTCAAGACCGAACGGGCGATGGCGCTCGGTGCTGCGATGACGATGCACCCGGACGCCACGCTCGACCTCACGCTCTTCAAGCTGGTCACCGATGTGCTGGGTCACGGCATGGGCGTCACCCCGGCGATCAAGGTCGATGCCCGCCAGGAGTATCGCAGCCACGCCAAGATGGACGAGATTGACAGCACTTCGCTCGAACAGGTGGCGGAAGCCCGTGACGCGCTCGATCTCTCCTGGGCGGATGACGCCAAATCCCCCGCCGACCAGTTCGCACGCTTCCGCGCACTCGATGCGGGCGAGAAAGCCAGGCTCGTGGCCTTTGCCACCGCCAGCACCACGCAGTCCTGCTTTGCGCGGGACCGGCAGCGCGACAGCCTGATGCATGACTTCGAGGTCGAGATCATGCCGGACATCCGGGCGCATTGGACGCCGAACGCGGCGCTTTTCAATCGCTTCAAGAAAGCCTGGCTTCTGAAAATCCTCGGCGAGGAGCTGGGGCTCGCGCAGGAGGCGGTGACATTGGCCTCTTCGACCAAGAAGGAGGTCGTCGCCTTCTGCGACAAGCTCTTCGCGGAGCCCTTCGCCACGCTCACCGATGCGCAGCGCGCGGCCGTCGCGGCCTGGTGTCCGCCAATGATGCAGACCTCGGGTATCGAGCCGGTCGACGCGCCCGAGGCCGAGATGCCCGAAGGCGAAACCGAGGTCGCAGAAGCGGCCTGA
- a CDS encoding regulator, producing MALLSFSAAGAAAQIAYARGCSTFLPNWNGPVGKPALILIVGNGVHLRSNGIDGASTRIVTTERADPSFAFATGINPFRDPDWMVARQAAFRDLTGQFYTDILDDVQMLIDRGHDTIRLATDGHTIRVFLRRAADYLIGGTYDVPSGLGGTFRVILRDATDTHAIVQNRGNCEDFDEMLPYRVPLDALIEIDDRRAA from the coding sequence ATGGCACTTCTCAGCTTCTCCGCGGCGGGCGCCGCGGCCCAGATCGCGTATGCGCGCGGCTGCTCCACCTTCCTGCCGAACTGGAACGGCCCGGTCGGCAAACCCGCCCTCATCCTGATCGTCGGCAATGGCGTGCATCTGCGCTCCAACGGCATCGACGGTGCGTCCACGCGGATCGTCACCACCGAGCGCGCCGATCCCTCCTTCGCCTTCGCGACAGGCATCAACCCGTTCCGGGACCCTGACTGGATGGTGGCCCGGCAAGCGGCGTTCCGCGATCTGACGGGCCAGTTCTACACCGACATTCTCGACGACGTGCAGATGCTCATCGACCGAGGTCATGACACCATCCGGCTGGCGACCGATGGCCACACGATCCGCGTCTTCCTGCGCCGCGCCGCCGACTACCTGATCGGCGGCACCTATGATGTCCCGTCCGGTCTCGGCGGGACGTTCCGGGTGATCCTCAGGGATGCCACCGACACGCATGCCATCGTGCAGAACCGCGGAAACTGCGAAGATTTCGACGAGATGCTGCCCTACCGTGTGCCGCTCGATGCACTCATCGAGATCGATGACCGGAGGGCGGCTTAA
- a CDS encoding DUF6927 domain-containing protein — protein sequence MGWLFYTDRRVKTYADEKAEIARLCTSETETRRTELLKACKVGATWYAAARVTSLDGSPVEDATYVTENDGSITFGAVFLTRYDEGCWGYKDIEESAGPVESCAPLSLLALLSELKDPDSYAHAWRQRCRDWAAIPDYEEGDKIRLAAPVSLTDGSTCQIVTATHYRRGAQRRRCYRIEDTGGLVRLSKASLAGSELLDSAKGAASPVLAEFFRGQKG from the coding sequence ATGGGTTGGCTCTTTTATACCGATCGTCGCGTGAAGACCTACGCGGACGAGAAGGCGGAAATCGCCCGACTCTGTACCTCCGAGACCGAGACGCGCCGAACTGAACTGCTCAAAGCCTGCAAGGTCGGCGCGACCTGGTATGCAGCTGCCAGGGTCACGAGCCTGGACGGCTCGCCGGTCGAGGACGCGACCTATGTGACCGAAAATGACGGGTCGATCACCTTCGGGGCGGTGTTTCTCACCCGATACGACGAGGGCTGCTGGGGCTACAAGGACATCGAGGAGAGCGCGGGCCCCGTCGAGTCGTGCGCCCCGCTCAGCCTTCTGGCGCTGCTCTCCGAATTGAAGGACCCCGACAGCTATGCCCATGCCTGGCGCCAGCGCTGTCGGGACTGGGCCGCGATTCCGGACTACGAGGAGGGCGACAAGATACGGCTCGCCGCGCCGGTGTCGCTGACCGATGGCAGCACCTGCCAAATCGTGACGGCCACCCATTACAGACGCGGAGCGCAAAGACGCCGGTGCTATCGCATCGAGGACACCGGCGGTCTCGTGCGTCTGTCGAAGGCCTCGCTCGCGGGGTCGGAATTGCTCGACTCCGCCAAGGGCGCGGCGAGTCCGGTTCTGGCCGAGTTCTTCAGGGGGCAAAAGGGGTGA
- a CDS encoding type II toxin-antitoxin system Phd/YefM family antitoxin produces MKQFAAGDLTRNTGDLFEAATVAPVAITKHRKPRFVVMSMERFQALTAGRGSQVALDVADMPEELGNLLDQGIEEHFRDR; encoded by the coding sequence ATGAAACAGTTTGCAGCAGGCGATCTGACCCGCAACACGGGCGATCTCTTCGAGGCGGCAACCGTTGCCCCGGTCGCGATCACGAAGCACCGTAAGCCGCGCTTCGTGGTCATGTCGATGGAGCGGTTCCAGGCCCTGACGGCCGGACGCGGGTCCCAGGTGGCCCTCGATGTGGCCGACATGCCCGAAGAACTGGGCAACCTCCTCGACCAGGGCATCGAAGAGCATTTCCGTGACCGCTGA
- a CDS encoding IS6 family transposase, with product MICTNSSSRLKGHRFPLPIISYAVWAYHRFALSLRDVEELLSERGVVVSYETIRAWVGKFGSGISKRIRARRNPPSDKWHLDEVVISIRGVKHWLWRAVDSNGEVLDILVQTRRNTRAAKRLISRLITRWGEPRVIVTDKLRSYGAALRKLDISVDHRAHKGLNNRIEGSHRLTRKREKIQGRFKSARQAQKFLSIHDETANLFRPGRNKMTASEYRNKRTTAFETWNRCAEELAA from the coding sequence ATGATTTGTACGAATTCTTCATCCCGCCTCAAAGGCCACCGCTTCCCGCTGCCTATAATTTCGTATGCGGTTTGGGCCTATCACCGTTTTGCTCTCAGCCTGCGAGACGTTGAAGAACTGCTCTCCGAGCGCGGCGTTGTGGTCAGCTATGAAACGATCCGCGCTTGGGTTGGAAAATTTGGTTCTGGGATCTCGAAACGTATCCGTGCAAGACGCAATCCGCCCAGCGATAAATGGCATCTCGATGAAGTGGTGATATCGATCCGGGGAGTGAAACATTGGCTTTGGCGTGCGGTCGATAGCAACGGGGAAGTTCTTGATATATTGGTTCAAACTCGGCGTAACACGCGGGCCGCGAAACGACTTATTTCTAGACTGATCACCCGTTGGGGTGAGCCACGTGTTATCGTGACGGACAAACTTCGCAGTTACGGTGCAGCCTTGCGTAAGCTCGATATTAGCGTCGATCACCGGGCGCATAAGGGCTTGAACAACCGCATCGAAGGCTCCCACAGGCTGACCCGAAAAAGGGAGAAAATCCAAGGTCGCTTCAAGTCGGCACGGCAAGCGCAGAAGTTTCTATCGATCCACGATGAAACCGCCAATCTATTTCGTCCCGGCCGCAACAAAATGACCGCTTCAGAATACAGAAACAAGCGAACAACGGCTTTCGAAACTTGGAACCGTTGTGCAGAAGAGCTAGCGGCCTAA
- a CDS encoding DUF6429 family protein translates to MEIDTDRIDEVVLGLLWLTLHDDRRAWKGHDWDVMNRLYERGMIYDPVNKAKSVVLTDEGLAKAEQLFRGRCCKNLLRPGSVPSHQ, encoded by the coding sequence ATGGAGATCGACACAGACCGCATCGACGAAGTTGTTTTAGGGCTATTGTGGCTGACACTGCATGATGATCGACGGGCCTGGAAAGGCCATGACTGGGATGTGATGAACCGATTGTATGAACGGGGCATGATCTACGATCCCGTCAACAAGGCCAAATCGGTTGTCCTAACGGATGAGGGTTTGGCAAAAGCGGAACAATTGTTTCGCGGGCGCTGTTGCAAAAATTTGCTGAGGCCAGGTTCTGTTCCATCTCATCAATAA
- a CDS encoding phasin family protein, with product MTTKTDKIKTETKATNKAVATATDASKAVSGLFSAYFASGRKAIEGIIEVDKALFGYAKDAVEGYVELGKETVQAKCLNDVIDLHAAHAHSRIEATAANAREVVELTRDKAKEAYAPMKEVIDTYRPGKAA from the coding sequence ATGACCACCAAAACCGATAAAATCAAAACTGAAACTAAAGCCACCAACAAAGCTGTTGCAACCGCAACCGATGCAAGCAAAGCTGTCTCTGGCTTGTTCAGCGCCTATTTTGCATCGGGTCGCAAGGCGATCGAAGGCATCATCGAAGTTGATAAGGCTTTGTTCGGATATGCAAAAGACGCAGTTGAAGGCTACGTCGAGCTGGGCAAAGAAACCGTCCAAGCCAAGTGCCTGAACGACGTCATCGACCTGCATGCTGCACATGCACATTCGCGCATTGAGGCCACAGCCGCTAATGCACGTGAGGTCGTCGAGCTGACCCGTGACAAGGCGAAAGAAGCCTACGCCCCGATGAAAGAAGTTATCGACACCTACCGTCCCGGCAAAGCTGCCTGA
- a CDS encoding DUF445 domain-containing protein, with product MENSAADQEKSDGIRRVRRVATGILSVLACIFFGSFLVNDPPTWLLLVRAMAEAGMVGGLADWFAVEALFRHPLRIPIPHTALLPKNQKRAAVNIARFIDEYFLVPDQLLGRLAKLNPVRRAAEWLSQRHHAESVGRELSGLLRLILKSQLRGGIGKKGTSAIKDLLVTSVSPSDLARNLSGLLKEATHGTVLNEILQEVRNVVDQNRGKVTELVQEHSRWWIASTVDKQIVRLLVDGILATLDELADDSTELRGEFNHSIEKFLDEFHTSGKIEGYIERGKLNFVESAEFEDALKSVLDTILARIESDFDDRPENMVGLLSEAVSEFAQMLLDQPELECQLERRLNAGLETLLDEVRPGVVSYISDVISDWNSSELVERIELEVGRDLQFIRINGAVLGALVGGTLFLVTRFAH from the coding sequence ATGGAAAACTCCGCCGCTGATCAAGAAAAGTCTGACGGAATTCGACGGGTCCGCCGGGTGGCGACCGGCATCCTCTCAGTCTTGGCTTGTATTTTTTTTGGCAGCTTTCTGGTGAACGATCCACCCACGTGGCTGCTGCTGGTTCGGGCAATGGCCGAAGCAGGTATGGTCGGCGGGTTGGCGGATTGGTTTGCGGTTGAGGCGCTGTTTCGCCATCCCCTCCGAATCCCAATACCCCATACCGCGTTGTTACCGAAAAACCAGAAACGTGCGGCGGTCAACATTGCGCGCTTTATTGATGAGTATTTCTTGGTGCCGGATCAGCTTTTAGGCCGTCTGGCCAAGCTAAACCCTGTGCGGCGTGCGGCTGAGTGGCTGTCACAAAGGCATCACGCTGAGAGCGTCGGCCGCGAGTTGTCTGGCTTGCTTCGGTTGATCCTCAAAAGCCAGTTGCGCGGAGGGATCGGTAAGAAGGGGACTTCGGCGATCAAGGACTTATTGGTAACTTCGGTGAGCCCGAGCGACCTTGCCCGAAACCTGTCAGGACTCTTGAAAGAGGCCACTCATGGAACGGTTCTGAACGAAATCCTTCAAGAAGTTCGCAATGTTGTGGACCAAAATCGCGGCAAAGTCACGGAACTTGTTCAAGAGCACAGCCGCTGGTGGATCGCTTCAACCGTAGACAAACAGATCGTTAGACTGCTGGTCGATGGCATTCTGGCCACACTGGATGAATTGGCCGACGACTCCACAGAACTGCGAGGCGAATTCAACCACTCTATCGAGAAGTTCCTGGATGAGTTCCATACATCGGGCAAGATTGAAGGGTATATTGAGCGGGGCAAACTAAACTTTGTTGAATCTGCCGAGTTTGAGGATGCGCTGAAGTCTGTTCTGGACACCATACTGGCTCGTATTGAGTCTGACTTCGACGATCGTCCTGAGAACATGGTCGGTTTGTTGTCAGAAGCTGTATCCGAATTTGCTCAGATGCTTCTGGATCAACCAGAGTTGGAGTGCCAGCTGGAGCGGCGCCTCAATGCCGGTTTGGAAACCTTGTTGGATGAAGTGCGCCCTGGAGTTGTGTCTTACATCAGCGATGTAATCTCCGATTGGAACAGTTCCGAATTGGTTGAGCGAATTGAGCTTGAGGTCGGCCGGGATCTTCAGTTCATCCGCATAAACGGGGCTGTACTCGGGGCGCTCGTCGGTGGGACTTTGTTTTTGGTAACGCGGTTTGCCCACTAA
- the phaZ gene encoding poly(3-hydroxyalkanoate) depolymerase, producing the protein MKGQTLEIKTQTMTAMGQDWNVAVLGPADADRTILLCNGIGASVETIRPFVDHFKRTRLIAFDVPGVGRSPTPFSPYRFSNLTRMLDDILDQLGAGIVDVFGVSWGGGLAQQFAFDFQKRCHTLTLAATAPGMIMVPGNLSVLSKMATPKRYTDPEYMLKVGAEIYGGEVAFNKELLKDHSMAMKAGDTRGYIYQLLAGAGWTSYFFLPRIKLPTLILMGEDDPLVPPVNGRILEKRLPNATLELVDCGHMFVLTQAERVADRIEEFIHEEAMIAA; encoded by the coding sequence TTGAAAGGCCAAACTTTGGAAATCAAAACTCAAACGATGACGGCGATGGGCCAGGACTGGAACGTCGCCGTCCTAGGGCCCGCAGATGCGGATCGCACCATCTTGCTTTGCAACGGGATCGGAGCCAGCGTTGAGACAATCCGCCCCTTCGTGGATCATTTCAAAAGGACGCGGCTCATTGCCTTTGATGTGCCCGGTGTTGGTCGCTCTCCGACGCCGTTCTCACCCTACAGGTTTTCGAACCTAACCCGCATGTTGGACGACATTCTCGACCAACTGGGTGCGGGGATCGTTGATGTTTTTGGCGTCTCCTGGGGCGGTGGGCTTGCGCAGCAGTTCGCCTTTGATTTCCAGAAACGGTGCCACACACTGACGCTTGCGGCGACGGCGCCTGGAATGATCATGGTGCCTGGGAATTTGAGTGTACTCAGTAAGATGGCGACGCCAAAACGTTACACCGATCCAGAGTATATGCTCAAGGTTGGGGCGGAGATCTATGGCGGCGAGGTAGCTTTCAACAAGGAGCTACTCAAGGATCACTCGATGGCCATGAAGGCGGGCGACACGCGCGGATATATTTATCAATTGCTTGCTGGTGCAGGTTGGACGAGCTATTTCTTTCTTCCGCGCATCAAGCTTCCAACGTTAATCCTGATGGGCGAAGACGATCCGTTGGTACCACCCGTGAATGGGCGTATCCTTGAAAAGCGACTACCGAATGCAACGCTCGAATTAGTGGATTGTGGGCATATGTTCGTACTGACTCAAGCCGAACGCGTTGCTGACAGGATTGAAGAATTTATCCATGAAGAAGCAATGATCGCTGCCTAG
- a CDS encoding PHA/PHB synthase family protein: MPKNTIETSADLFKAMSQFYTASLKQPDKLLKAYGDLFQNTMASLAGTSDVMPPKGDKRFMDPIWTSNPAYKAMMQTYLTWSNGLNDWVEGLEIKGRDKLRAQILTSMLTDSVAPTNMLLGNPSAMKMTLEKGGKNLVDGAKHFIDDMVNNNGLPSMVDKSKFGVGENLGTSEGEVVYRAEMLELIQYKPTTEKVFKRPIFIVPPQINKFYIWDLAPNRSVIEYLLNKGHQIFIVSWRNPGADHADWGMDAYVDALDSASAVACEISKSKDLNLIGACSGGITTALLLSYWAAKGIDRANSLTLLVAVLDIEGAKNTTMGLFANVETLELARMFTRSKGILPGKDLQKAFAWLRPNDLIWAYWVNNYLLGNEPPAFDILFWNADTTNLPSAFHTDMLDMLQKGGAREGADIEVLGTKMDLRAVDCDKFVVGGTTDHITPWDGCYLSMQAFGGNNEFVLSQSGHIQAIVNPPGNPKAKFLTNTSEHATTDEFLDGSEEHQGTWWDYWAIWLEERAGTQIKAPKSLGSKEFKPLAPAPGTYVHENA, from the coding sequence ATGCCGAAAAACACAATCGAAACGTCGGCCGATTTGTTTAAGGCCATGAGCCAGTTCTACACTGCTTCGTTGAAGCAACCCGACAAGTTGCTGAAGGCGTACGGTGACCTGTTTCAAAACACCATGGCAAGCCTTGCAGGCACATCAGACGTTATGCCTCCAAAAGGCGATAAACGTTTCATGGATCCGATCTGGACTTCAAACCCGGCTTATAAGGCCATGATGCAGACTTATCTGACATGGTCGAACGGCTTGAATGATTGGGTCGAAGGGTTGGAGATCAAGGGCCGAGACAAGCTTCGCGCTCAAATCCTGACATCCATGTTGACGGACAGTGTGGCGCCCACAAACATGCTGCTGGGCAATCCCTCTGCGATGAAGATGACACTTGAGAAGGGTGGGAAAAACCTTGTCGATGGCGCGAAACACTTCATCGACGACATGGTCAACAACAATGGCTTGCCGTCGATGGTGGACAAATCCAAGTTCGGTGTTGGCGAGAATCTTGGGACCAGCGAGGGTGAGGTGGTTTATCGCGCCGAGATGCTCGAACTGATCCAGTACAAGCCAACGACTGAAAAAGTTTTCAAGCGGCCGATCTTCATCGTGCCGCCACAGATCAACAAGTTTTACATTTGGGATCTGGCTCCAAATCGTTCTGTTATCGAGTATCTGCTGAACAAAGGACATCAGATCTTCATTGTCAGCTGGCGTAACCCAGGAGCCGATCACGCCGATTGGGGGATGGATGCGTATGTAGACGCGCTTGATAGTGCTTCTGCAGTGGCATGCGAGATTTCCAAGTCGAAAGACCTGAACCTGATCGGCGCCTGTTCCGGCGGGATCACCACCGCTTTGTTGCTGTCCTACTGGGCAGCCAAGGGAATTGATCGCGCAAATTCGCTAACCTTGCTTGTGGCGGTTCTGGATATTGAAGGGGCCAAGAATACCACAATGGGTCTATTCGCTAACGTTGAAACACTAGAATTGGCGAGGATGTTCACCCGTTCGAAGGGTATTCTGCCCGGTAAAGACTTGCAGAAGGCCTTTGCCTGGTTGCGTCCGAACGATCTGATCTGGGCCTACTGGGTAAACAATTACCTGCTCGGCAACGAGCCGCCAGCGTTCGACATCCTGTTCTGGAATGCCGACACAACAAATCTTCCTTCGGCATTTCACACAGACATGCTGGACATGTTGCAGAAAGGCGGCGCACGTGAGGGCGCGGATATCGAGGTTCTGGGAACCAAGATGGATCTGCGCGCTGTTGATTGCGACAAGTTCGTGGTCGGCGGGACGACCGATCACATAACGCCATGGGATGGGTGCTATCTGTCGATGCAGGCGTTTGGTGGAAACAACGAGTTTGTTCTGAGCCAATCGGGCCACATCCAGGCGATCGTGAACCCGCCGGGTAACCCTAAGGCGAAGTTCTTGACCAACACGAGCGAGCATGCAACCACAGACGAGTTTCTGGATGGAAGTGAAGAGCACCAGGGAACCTGGTGGGATTACTGGGCCATCTGGCTGGAGGAACGTGCCGGCACTCAGATAAAGGCGCCGAAAAGCCTTGGGTCCAAGGAATTCAAACCGCTTGCTCCCGCACCCGGCACCTATGTTCACGAGAATGCTTGA
- a CDS encoding MaoC family dehydratase, whose translation MTAPKNYTTKTLKDHIGHDFGVSEPMLVDQHKINGFADVTGDHQWIHVDIEKAKHSPFGGTIAHGFLTLSLLASATESSGIVPADANAVLNYGLEKARFLAPVPAGATVRTRFKLIGVEDKGKGNQLIRLEASLQADGSDKPAVIAELLAMVIG comes from the coding sequence ATGACAGCGCCAAAGAACTACACGACCAAGACGTTGAAGGACCATATTGGGCATGACTTCGGTGTGTCAGAGCCAATGCTTGTGGACCAGCACAAGATCAACGGGTTTGCTGACGTGACAGGTGACCATCAATGGATTCATGTTGATATAGAAAAGGCCAAGCACAGCCCCTTCGGGGGCACAATTGCACACGGGTTTCTGACCTTGTCCCTCTTGGCTTCTGCAACCGAATCCTCAGGCATTGTTCCCGCAGACGCAAACGCTGTGTTAAACTATGGATTGGAAAAAGCCCGTTTCCTCGCTCCGGTTCCAGCAGGGGCCACGGTTCGAACCCGGTTCAAGTTGATCGGCGTTGAAGACAAGGGCAAAGGAAATCAACTGATCCGGCTTGAAGCATCACTGCAAGCAGATGGTTCGGACAAACCTGCTGTTATTGCCGAGCTTTTGGCAATGGTTATTGGATAG
- a CDS encoding CobW family GTP-binding protein, giving the protein MRGTPCILVSGYLGAGKTTLINAFLRAPHGLTATVLVNDFGKINIDADLIENSDGETISLTNGCACCSIGDSLLETANRVMMKRPRPDLVIVEASGVAKPDRLSFLLLGVAGLDPARVVTSVDASQACSSAHDKFISGLFRNQIKSADFVAVNRVNSPQDGRFIEGYLEQHAPQTVRIAGLHQAVDSKATSRPSVSQMPDFETGRHDHAEFATQVHIVPENFSIADVERWVKELPTSVHRVKGFVRGNLPGQPEAVFLVSRTRGEVSITETDTSIDQTMLGKIITIAPREMVER; this is encoded by the coding sequence ATGCGGGGTACACCCTGTATTCTTGTTTCGGGTTATCTTGGTGCTGGTAAGACCACGCTGATCAACGCGTTTCTGAGGGCCCCACACGGGCTGACTGCGACGGTTTTGGTCAACGATTTCGGCAAAATCAACATTGATGCAGACCTGATAGAAAACTCTGATGGGGAAACGATTTCGCTGACAAATGGATGTGCGTGCTGTTCCATCGGAGACAGCCTTCTGGAAACTGCAAATCGGGTGATGATGAAGAGACCTCGGCCCGATCTGGTTATCGTCGAAGCAAGCGGTGTTGCAAAGCCAGATCGTCTCTCGTTTCTCTTGCTTGGTGTTGCTGGTCTTGATCCCGCTCGCGTTGTGACCTCGGTTGATGCCTCGCAAGCCTGTTCTTCCGCGCACGACAAGTTCATTTCCGGGCTTTTCCGCAACCAGATCAAGTCTGCAGATTTCGTAGCGGTTAATCGTGTGAATTCGCCGCAAGACGGCAGGTTTATAGAAGGATACCTCGAGCAACACGCCCCCCAAACTGTTCGCATTGCAGGCCTTCATCAAGCTGTAGATTCCAAGGCGACAAGCAGGCCTTCCGTATCACAAATGCCCGATTTTGAAACAGGCCGACACGATCATGCCGAGTTCGCAACCCAAGTTCATATTGTACCCGAAAATTTCTCGATTGCGGACGTTGAACGGTGGGTAAAGGAACTGCCAACTTCTGTGCATCGCGTAAAAGGGTTCGTTCGCGGCAACCTCCCAGGTCAGCCGGAGGCCGTTTTTCTGGTCAGCCGAACTCGGGGCGAAGTGAGTATTACTGAGACCGACACATCAATTGACCAGACTATGCTGGGCAAAATCATCACGATTGCGCCTCGTGAGATGGTTGAACGCTGA